One window of Bacillus sp. THAF10 genomic DNA carries:
- a CDS encoding iron ABC transporter permease — protein sequence MNRFHWSRVHHKGWALASIIFITIILIPNILIAVEFFTEGNDNWLHIKEYLLRDYLQNSVVIIVFTALATMFIGTSLAWLITIYDFPLRNFLKWALILPLAIPPYIAAYTFHGILNYTGVIQTTLRNSFDMQINQAYFNIMSIQGAIFIFTVTLFPYVYAITRSYFQSLSASVLENARLLGGSDVDTFFRVALPISRAAIIGSVTLVILEVLNDYGVTSYYGIQTVSTAIFRTWYGMMDLDSALKLAGTLMMIVMAVLVLERLLRGRKKFYDPSSKIRPIKPKKLTGTKAWGVFAYCFGVFTVAFIIPLLQLLRWAFMTYEKVFNAQFITLAKNSILVATVASCLIIFIALVISNYTRLQPGVLTKVISRVTTLGYSIPGAAIAIAVITIFISLDQSIVTFLAQFNLKPEFVLRTTLVMLIFAYVIRFLAIGFNNIEAGFEKVGNRYSETSRMLGASTLRTFFMVDLPMLRGAIVSAFILVFVDILKELPLTLFLQPFNFSTLATQAFKFANDERVQEASIASLMIIFISALCIFIFHRVLDKEAT from the coding sequence GTGAACCGGTTTCATTGGTCAAGAGTGCACCATAAAGGATGGGCTCTTGCTAGCATAATTTTTATAACGATTATTCTCATTCCAAATATATTGATTGCTGTTGAATTTTTTACAGAAGGAAATGACAACTGGCTACATATTAAAGAGTATTTGCTCAGGGATTACCTGCAGAATTCGGTTGTCATCATTGTCTTTACAGCGTTAGCTACGATGTTCATCGGCACAAGTTTAGCATGGCTAATTACTATTTATGATTTTCCGCTCAGGAATTTCCTGAAGTGGGCACTCATACTGCCGCTTGCGATTCCTCCGTATATTGCAGCTTACACCTTTCATGGCATTTTGAATTACACCGGTGTGATCCAAACAACGTTGCGTAATTCCTTTGACATGCAAATAAATCAAGCTTATTTCAATATCATGAGCATTCAAGGTGCGATATTTATTTTTACCGTAACTCTATTTCCGTATGTGTATGCCATCACAAGGAGTTATTTTCAAAGCCTGTCAGCCTCTGTATTAGAGAATGCGAGATTACTAGGTGGCAGTGATGTGGATACCTTTTTCCGAGTGGCATTGCCAATTTCGCGCGCAGCTATTATCGGCAGCGTGACCCTTGTTATTTTGGAAGTGCTAAACGATTATGGGGTAACTAGTTATTACGGCATCCAAACGGTGAGTACCGCCATTTTCAGAACGTGGTATGGCATGATGGATCTAGATTCCGCGTTAAAGCTAGCCGGAACGCTAATGATGATCGTGATGGCTGTGTTGGTGCTCGAGCGCTTGCTTAGAGGCAGAAAGAAATTTTACGACCCGTCCTCTAAAATCAGGCCTATCAAGCCGAAAAAGTTAACCGGGACAAAAGCATGGGGAGTATTTGCCTATTGCTTTGGGGTGTTTACGGTTGCGTTTATCATTCCGCTCTTGCAGCTTTTGCGCTGGGCATTTATGACCTATGAAAAAGTGTTTAATGCCCAATTTATCACGCTAGCGAAAAATTCGATTTTAGTGGCTACAGTAGCTTCTTGTCTAATTATTTTTATCGCGTTGGTTATTTCAAATTACACGCGCTTACAACCGGGAGTGCTGACAAAAGTCATCTCCAGAGTAACAACACTGGGCTATTCAATCCCAGGAGCGGCAATCGCCATTGCGGTTATCACGATATTTATTTCGTTAGATCAAAGCATTGTGACCTTTTTGGCGCAGTTTAACCTAAAGCCAGAGTTTGTGTTGCGAACGACTTTAGTGATGCTCATCTTCGCCTACGTAATCAGGTTTTTGGCGATCGGCTTTAACAATATTGAAGCTGGCTTTGAAAAAGTGGGGAACCGCTATTCTGAAACGTCGCGTATGCTTGGTGCATCTACGTTGAGAACCTTCTTCATGGTCGACCTCCCGATGCTCCGTGGCGCCATCGTGAGTGCATTCATCCTTGTTTTTGTGGATATTCTAAAAGAATTACCACTAACGTTATTTCTACAGCCATTTAACTTTTCAACCTTGGCGACACAGGCATTCAAGTTTGCAAACGACGAACGCGTGCAAGAAGCATCGATTGCGTCTCTCATGATCATTTTCATTAGTGCGCTTTGTATTTTTATTTTCCACCGCGTACTGGATAAGGAGGCAACATAA
- a CDS encoding iron ABC transporter permease, with product MIHPSIMKKQRMTILALLLLIVATVVIGMGLGPASLAYDRLLPTIFGQGEFKEEFVLFSIRLPRIAVTLLAGMALALSGAILQGITRNDLADPGIIGINSGAGVAVAVFFLYVPINAGNFVYMLPLVAFVGALLTAICIYLSSYQRATGLQPVRLVLVGVGFSMALSGLMIILISSAERVKVDFIAQWLAGNIWGTDWPFVLALLPWLVVLVPFTLYKANRLNLLGLGEPVAVGVGVSVERERVVLMLTAVALAASAVSVTGGIAFVGLMAPHIAKSLVGPRNQLFIPVAVLIGGWLLLFADTVGRNLLETGIPAGVMVALIGAPYFMYLLLRKV from the coding sequence ATGATCCATCCTTCCATTATGAAAAAACAACGAATGACGATTCTTGCTTTATTATTGTTAATTGTGGCAACCGTGGTGATTGGCATGGGCCTAGGTCCCGCTTCTCTTGCTTATGATCGCCTCCTCCCTACTATTTTTGGTCAAGGTGAATTTAAAGAGGAATTTGTGCTGTTTTCCATCCGTTTACCGCGAATTGCGGTAACCTTGCTTGCTGGAATGGCCTTAGCGTTATCAGGGGCTATTTTACAGGGAATTACTCGGAATGACCTTGCTGATCCAGGAATCATCGGGATTAATTCAGGAGCCGGTGTTGCGGTCGCTGTTTTCTTTTTGTATGTACCCATTAATGCTGGGAACTTTGTGTATATGCTTCCTTTGGTGGCGTTTGTTGGGGCTTTGTTGACTGCTATCTGCATTTATTTGTCCTCTTATCAACGGGCTACTGGTTTACAGCCAGTTCGTTTGGTGCTAGTCGGAGTTGGTTTTTCGATGGCCTTATCGGGGCTGATGATTATTTTGATTTCCTCTGCTGAGCGCGTGAAGGTCGACTTTATCGCGCAATGGCTGGCGGGGAACATTTGGGGGACGGATTGGCCGTTTGTGTTGGCGCTGTTGCCTTGGCTTGTCGTGCTTGTACCATTCACGCTTTATAAAGCGAATCGCCTTAATTTACTGGGCCTTGGTGAGCCGGTTGCGGTTGGCGTTGGTGTGTCCGTGGAGAGGGAACGTGTAGTACTGATGCTGACTGCGGTGGCGTTGGCAGCCTCTGCTGTTTCGGTGACAGGCGGCATTGCCTTTGTCGGCTTGATGGCTCCGCATATTGCGAAATCGTTGGTTGGACCGCGGAATCAGCTGTTCATTCCAGTTGCGGTGCTGATTGGTGGTTGGTTGTTGTTGTTTGCAGATACGGTCGGGAGGAACCTGCTTGAGACAGGAATTCCAGCTGGGGTAATGGTGGCATTGATTGGCGCACCATACTTTATGTATTTGTTGTTGCGGAAAGTTTAA
- a CDS encoding Fe(3+) ABC transporter substrate-binding protein — protein MKKLTILIALMLTFALALTGCVSSTNNNGSSDNNGEEKATDVVNVYTSRHYEADQELYKKFEEETGIKVNVVEGKGDELMERLSIEGDATEADVFITADAGNLHQAKESELLQAIESDVLAENVPEKLRDVDNQWFGLTKRARVIVYDKERVKPEELSTYEALAEPEWKDRVVIRTSENMYNMSLLASFVDIMGRDKAKEWAQGITDNMARDPEGGDRDQAKAVVAGEADVAIMNTYYIGVMLKGTDEEEKKVAEKLGVFFPNQETTGTHINISGAGVTKHAKNKENAIKFIEFLSGEDAQGKFAEANSEYPVNPNVEASELLKSWGEFKEQDINLSKLGENQQEAIKIFNEVGWK, from the coding sequence ATGAAGAAATTAACTATCTTAATAGCTTTAATGCTGACTTTCGCGTTAGCGTTAACAGGCTGTGTAAGCAGTACGAATAACAATGGTTCTTCTGATAATAATGGAGAAGAGAAGGCTACAGACGTAGTGAACGTATATACAAGCCGTCACTATGAGGCAGATCAAGAGCTTTACAAAAAGTTTGAAGAAGAAACTGGAATCAAAGTGAATGTCGTGGAAGGAAAAGGCGACGAGCTAATGGAGCGCCTAAGCATTGAAGGCGATGCAACAGAAGCAGATGTGTTCATCACAGCTGATGCTGGTAACCTTCACCAAGCAAAAGAAAGTGAGCTATTACAAGCAATTGAAAGTGACGTTCTTGCAGAAAACGTCCCAGAAAAACTGCGTGATGTTGACAACCAATGGTTTGGTCTAACTAAGCGCGCACGTGTTATCGTATATGACAAAGAGCGTGTAAAACCTGAGGAGCTATCCACTTACGAAGCTTTAGCAGAGCCAGAGTGGAAGGATCGTGTGGTTATCCGTACTTCTGAAAACATGTACAATATGTCTTTACTAGCATCTTTCGTTGACATCATGGGCAGAGACAAAGCGAAAGAATGGGCACAAGGAATCACAGACAACATGGCACGTGATCCTGAAGGCGGCGACCGCGACCAAGCGAAAGCAGTTGTAGCTGGTGAAGCAGACGTAGCAATCATGAACACATACTACATTGGTGTGATGCTAAAAGGTACAGATGAAGAAGAAAAGAAAGTAGCAGAAAAATTAGGGGTATTCTTCCCTAACCAAGAAACAACGGGTACACACATTAACATCAGTGGTGCTGGTGTGACAAAACATGCGAAAAACAAAGAAAATGCCATCAAATTCATTGAATTCCTAAGTGGTGAGGATGCACAAGGTAAATTTGCAGAGGCAAACTCCGAGTACCCTGTAAACCCTAATGTAGAAGCATCTGAGCTATTAAAATCTTGGGGCGAATTCAAAGAGCAAGATATCAACCTATCTAAACTAGGTGAAAACCAACAAGAAGCAATTAAAATCTTTAACGAGGTTGGTTGGAAATAA
- a CDS encoding D-2-hydroxyacid dehydrogenase yields the protein MKLENILFTGKIYKELSQLVPLKLQGKQLRFLSENNVTEKDLDWADAFVAFQPTRQFHFRHVKWVHALGAGVDRYLELPAWPADVLLTRTITSFGQKIGEYVLSYMLQNLQHHQRYADLQQQKEWKVVPPVSLAEKRVIIYGTGEIGQEVARMLSYFGVCVYGVSLSGGAKPHFKQNRTLSDVDDALLHEVDYVINTLPLTKETSHFYNEAFFAKLNGAVFINVGRGKSVATESLLRALDNENVARAVLDVFDEEPLASSSALWTHPNITITPHISAITTPEEAVTCFLDTLEKIEAGEPLTNRVDVKKGY from the coding sequence ATGAAGCTGGAAAACATTCTATTTACTGGGAAAATATATAAAGAATTATCGCAGCTTGTTCCATTAAAATTGCAAGGAAAACAGCTGCGTTTTCTCTCTGAGAACAACGTAACAGAAAAGGACCTTGATTGGGCAGATGCTTTTGTCGCCTTCCAACCAACTCGCCAATTCCATTTTCGTCATGTAAAGTGGGTGCACGCTTTAGGAGCGGGTGTGGATCGGTACCTCGAGTTGCCTGCCTGGCCAGCTGACGTGCTCCTAACCAGAACAATTACCTCTTTTGGGCAAAAAATCGGAGAGTACGTGCTAAGTTACATGCTGCAAAACCTTCAGCATCATCAGCGGTATGCAGACCTACAGCAGCAAAAGGAATGGAAGGTGGTTCCTCCAGTCTCACTGGCAGAAAAGCGTGTAATTATCTATGGTACAGGAGAAATCGGGCAGGAGGTCGCGCGAATGCTTTCCTATTTCGGCGTTTGTGTGTATGGCGTTTCTCTAAGTGGGGGTGCTAAGCCTCATTTTAAACAAAACAGGACTCTCTCAGATGTCGATGACGCGCTTCTCCATGAGGTCGATTATGTGATCAACACGTTACCTTTAACGAAAGAAACCTCCCATTTTTATAATGAAGCTTTTTTTGCAAAGTTAAATGGAGCTGTTTTTATTAATGTTGGCAGGGGAAAATCGGTTGCAACAGAGTCATTGTTGCGTGCATTAGACAATGAGAATGTTGCCAGAGCAGTATTGGATGTGTTTGACGAAGAGCCACTTGCTTCAAGCAGTGCGCTATGGACTCATCCGAACATTACGATTACCCCGCATATTTCCGCTATCACGACACCAGAAGAAGCGGTAACGTGCTTTTTAGATACCTTAGAGAAAATTGAGGCAGGGGAGCCGTTAACGAATAGGGTAGATGTGAAGAAGGGGTACTAA
- a CDS encoding IS256 family transposase codes for MTQLQFNLDIDLLKDAVMNSNMEAVVRSAIVLVLNEYMEKERDEYLQAAAYERSIERLDYRNGYYEREFTMSIGKLKLKVPRTRNGDFSPSVFEKYARCDQAFVLSMVEMVINGVSTRKVTHIVEQLCGENVSKSFVSSLTQKLDPIVNDWAKRPLNDTYYPFVFVDAMYTKVREHHRVVSKAIYIATALTDKNQREILGLQVDHVENYESWSRFFQQLKSRGLQSPKLVVSDAHQGLQKAIQREFIGTSWQRCNVHFKRNIFEKLPKKDSLEIRTMIKRIFEAVTIEDMRNFKEELMSQFAENTRYEKALKVLDEGFEDTIQYMEHPQNIRPHIRSTNCLERLNQEVRRRERVIRIFPNTQSAFRLVGAVLLHYQQTVYAKRKSFSK; via the coding sequence ATGACTCAATTACAGTTTAACCTAGATATCGACCTTTTAAAAGATGCAGTAATGAATTCTAATATGGAAGCAGTAGTTAGATCTGCGATTGTACTGGTGCTAAATGAATACATGGAAAAAGAAAGAGATGAATACTTACAAGCTGCTGCTTATGAACGCTCAATAGAGCGTTTGGATTATCGTAATGGCTATTATGAACGTGAATTTACGATGAGTATTGGGAAACTAAAGCTCAAAGTACCACGCACTCGAAATGGTGATTTTTCACCTTCCGTTTTCGAAAAATATGCCCGATGTGACCAAGCCTTCGTTCTCTCCATGGTAGAAATGGTCATTAATGGTGTATCCACTCGTAAGGTGACGCATATTGTGGAACAGCTTTGCGGAGAAAATGTTTCCAAATCGTTTGTGTCTTCTCTTACTCAAAAGCTAGATCCTATCGTTAATGACTGGGCCAAGAGGCCTCTTAATGACACCTACTATCCTTTTGTCTTTGTAGACGCTATGTATACCAAGGTGCGGGAGCACCATCGTGTTGTCTCCAAAGCTATCTATATTGCGACAGCTCTGACGGATAAAAACCAACGTGAAATTCTTGGTCTTCAGGTTGATCATGTCGAAAACTATGAAAGCTGGTCTCGTTTTTTCCAACAGCTTAAATCACGAGGGCTTCAATCACCTAAACTAGTTGTTTCTGACGCTCATCAAGGTCTACAAAAAGCTATTCAACGGGAATTTATTGGTACTAGCTGGCAAAGATGTAACGTACACTTCAAACGAAACATTTTTGAGAAACTCCCTAAGAAAGATTCCTTAGAAATCAGAACAATGATTAAACGTATTTTTGAAGCTGTAACGATTGAAGATATGAGAAACTTCAAAGAGGAACTCATGAGCCAATTTGCGGAGAACACGAGATATGAAAAAGCCTTAAAAGTTCTTGATGAAGGTTTTGAAGATACCATTCAATATATGGAACACCCACAAAACATCCGCCCTCATATTAGGAGTACGAATTGTTTAGAAAGGTTAAACCAGGAGGTTCGTAGAAGAGAAAGAGTAATACGGATTTTCCCTAACACTCAGTCAGCTTTTCGTTTAGTGGGGGCTGTCTTACTACACTATCAACAAACTGTTTACGCAAAGAGAAAGTCCTTTAGTAAATAG
- a CDS encoding ABC transporter ATP-binding protein, whose translation MFIQIRDLQFQYKNTKAKTLDNVNVEINRGEIVSILGKSGSGKSTLLRIIAGLESSTTGSMKVDGNVMFDPRTFVVPEKRGIGVVFQDYALFPHMTVSQNIKYGLRKMSRKDKQERMEEMLRLINMADYAHRYPYELSGGQQQRVALARALAPAPSLLLLDEPFSNLDAHLQEKIRDELKEILKKTGITSIFVTHDFADAKAIADRILYIEEGHLVNRACDLVMS comes from the coding sequence ATGTTTATACAAATTAGAGATTTGCAATTCCAATATAAAAATACGAAAGCGAAGACGCTGGATAATGTAAATGTGGAGATTAATCGCGGCGAGATCGTGTCGATTCTCGGGAAAAGCGGAAGCGGAAAGAGCACGCTGCTGCGAATTATCGCTGGTCTGGAATCTTCGACTACTGGGAGCATGAAGGTGGACGGGAACGTCATGTTTGACCCTCGCACTTTTGTTGTGCCGGAGAAGCGTGGAATCGGTGTGGTGTTTCAGGATTACGCACTGTTCCCACACATGACGGTTTCGCAAAATATTAAATACGGCCTAAGGAAAATGAGCCGAAAAGACAAGCAAGAGCGCATGGAGGAAATGCTTCGGCTGATTAACATGGCGGATTATGCGCACCGTTATCCATATGAACTAAGTGGCGGTCAGCAGCAACGAGTGGCGTTGGCACGTGCGTTAGCGCCCGCACCTTCCTTGCTGCTGTTAGATGAGCCTTTTAGTAACCTGGATGCTCATTTACAAGAAAAAATCCGCGATGAATTGAAGGAAATCTTAAAGAAAACCGGGATTACCTCGATTTTTGTAACCCATGACTTTGCAGACGCGAAGGCGATTGCCGATAGAATCCTTTACATTGAAGAAGGGCATCTGGTAAACAGGGCTTGTGATCTTGTGATGAGCTAA
- a CDS encoding PH domain-containing protein — protein MNQSNKRFHPAWIAIASFSTIKNSIAGLLFLFVIKINSTSTWVIWGRYIFIIALVCTFVFHVLKWFSHRYEIKEHAIVLKEGVFVKKQRTISFERIQNHHTKTTFLHKWFGLTSLTLETGTVLEDGEVVFPVLTVVEKQRILSYLEKEKEAAHGEGEATTSPLPEGRRVHFRSTKKDIFKASFTSLSFLAIFPILLTIYTNVADYFSLEDTAESALDYLLIHWWMLIVLFFIALSISIKIGYVKTSIKYGNFEISDDKEKIYVKKGIGSTTNFVIPKHKVQAIVLEEPILKRMLGLVSIKLVSVGAMTAEEKETSSLYPFMPKEEAFKLIGTLLPSYTLEQQMDRFPLKVLWYKLLVPYYITIIAAVGLFIFKPEWLWAAGIMFVLAVVTRILDYVFTSYRRLENTVQIRKGGWSTTTFVTHSSKIQEVSVEHSWLQRKFGIATLTFHNRANPSELNSLAGVSREEASAFFTWFQEKRKERVKRKRAS, from the coding sequence ATGAATCAGAGTAATAAGCGGTTTCATCCAGCCTGGATTGCCATCGCTTCTTTTAGCACAATAAAAAATTCGATTGCTGGGCTTCTCTTTCTTTTTGTAATAAAGATTAACTCCACATCTACTTGGGTGATTTGGGGAAGGTATATTTTTATCATTGCGTTGGTTTGCACCTTTGTTTTTCATGTTCTAAAGTGGTTTTCTCACCGCTATGAAATCAAGGAGCATGCGATTGTGTTAAAAGAAGGCGTGTTTGTGAAGAAACAGCGCACCATCTCATTTGAGCGCATTCAAAATCATCACACAAAAACAACCTTTCTACATAAATGGTTTGGACTAACCTCCTTAACGCTTGAAACTGGAACTGTGTTAGAGGATGGAGAAGTGGTCTTCCCTGTTCTTACCGTCGTAGAAAAGCAACGAATTCTGTCCTATTTGGAAAAAGAGAAGGAAGCTGCACACGGTGAAGGTGAAGCAACTACCTCCCCTCTACCGGAAGGAAGACGAGTTCATTTCCGTTCTACCAAAAAAGATATCTTCAAAGCTTCTTTTACGTCTCTAAGCTTTCTGGCAATCTTCCCTATCTTGCTTACCATTTATACGAATGTAGCTGATTATTTTAGCCTCGAGGATACGGCAGAAAGCGCTTTGGATTACTTGTTAATTCACTGGTGGATGCTCATTGTACTTTTTTTCATCGCCTTATCCATCTCAATTAAAATAGGCTATGTGAAAACCTCCATCAAATATGGAAACTTTGAAATCAGTGATGATAAGGAAAAAATTTATGTTAAAAAAGGAATCGGGAGTACCACTAATTTTGTGATTCCCAAGCACAAGGTGCAGGCTATTGTGCTGGAAGAACCCATTTTAAAAAGAATGCTCGGCCTTGTATCTATTAAACTCGTTAGTGTGGGAGCCATGACAGCAGAAGAAAAGGAAACGAGCTCACTCTATCCTTTTATGCCAAAAGAGGAAGCTTTTAAACTTATTGGCACCCTCCTTCCTAGTTATACATTGGAGCAACAGATGGATCGATTTCCATTGAAAGTACTTTGGTACAAGCTGCTTGTTCCTTACTATATAACGATAATCGCGGCGGTCGGTTTATTCATTTTCAAACCAGAATGGCTCTGGGCAGCAGGTATCATGTTTGTGCTTGCAGTGGTGACAAGGATACTTGATTATGTGTTTACTAGCTACCGACGGCTGGAGAATACCGTCCAAATACGAAAAGGCGGCTGGAGTACGACCACCTTTGTCACCCACTCTAGTAAAATTCAAGAGGTGTCGGTGGAGCACTCTTGGCTGCAGCGTAAATTTGGGATTGCTACTTTAACCTTCCACAACCGAGCAAACCCTAGTGAGTTAAATAGCCTTGCTGGAGTTTCGCGTGAGGAAGCAAGTGCTTTTTTTACCTGGTTTCAGGAAAAAAGAAAAGAGCGTGTGAAGAGAAAGAGGGCTTCTTAA
- a CDS encoding iron-hydroxamate ABC transporter substrate-binding protein, producing MKKLMIPFVFLLLLVVSACGNTSNNAGNNNDSKEGEGSSSETITYEAETGPIEVPANPQRVVVLNSFVAGNVMALDTNIVGVDSWAKANPRYQEYIKDAEEISDQDLEKIIELDPDLIIAASNTNNLDKLGEIAPTVAYTYGKVDYLTQHVEVGKLLNKEKEAQNWVDDFKTRAKEAGEEIRAEIGEDATVSVIENFDKELYVFGDNWGRGTEILYQEMKLNMPEKVKEMALEEGYYQLSFEVLPEFAGDYMVFSKNSDGDTSFQETDTYKNIPAVKNGQVFEADAKEFYFNDPISLDFQLEFFKDSFLGN from the coding sequence ATGAAAAAATTAATGATACCATTCGTATTCCTGCTCTTACTGGTAGTTAGTGCGTGCGGAAATACTTCTAATAATGCAGGCAATAACAATGACTCAAAAGAAGGAGAAGGTTCCTCCTCTGAAACAATTACCTATGAAGCAGAAACTGGTCCAATTGAAGTTCCAGCAAACCCACAGCGTGTGGTGGTGCTTAACTCATTCGTAGCCGGTAACGTGATGGCGCTTGATACGAATATTGTTGGTGTAGATTCTTGGGCGAAAGCAAATCCTCGTTATCAAGAATATATTAAAGACGCAGAGGAAATATCTGACCAGGATTTAGAAAAAATTATTGAACTTGATCCAGATTTAATTATCGCGGCATCAAATACAAACAACCTTGATAAGCTTGGGGAAATTGCTCCTACTGTTGCTTATACGTATGGAAAAGTGGATTACTTAACGCAGCATGTTGAAGTTGGAAAACTACTAAACAAAGAAAAAGAAGCGCAAAACTGGGTGGATGACTTCAAAACACGAGCGAAAGAAGCAGGAGAAGAAATCCGTGCCGAAATCGGTGAAGATGCAACGGTATCTGTTATCGAAAACTTCGATAAAGAACTATATGTTTTTGGAGACAACTGGGGTCGTGGAACGGAAATCCTTTATCAAGAAATGAAATTGAACATGCCAGAAAAGGTGAAGGAAATGGCCCTAGAAGAAGGGTACTATCAGCTTTCCTTTGAAGTTCTGCCTGAGTTTGCCGGCGACTACATGGTATTCAGTAAGAACTCTGATGGAGATACATCCTTCCAAGAAACCGATACGTACAAAAACATTCCTGCTGTGAAAAATGGCCAGGTGTTTGAAGCAGATGCGAAAGAGTTCTATTTCAATGATCCAATTTCCCTTGACTTCCAGCTTGAATTCTTTAAAGATAGCTTTTTAGGAAACTAA
- a CDS encoding iron ABC transporter permease, which produces MKILNEKRMPFIYKLLAAILVFAGMFFAAMIFGAADTTVRDVWLALTSYSTSSDKILILREIRLPREVAAIFVGAGLSVAGAIMQGMTRNPLADPGLLGLTAGANAALAITLAFLPSVNYYGIMIACFIGAAIGAVMVFGLGAMRKGGFSPLRIVLAGAAVSAFLFAIAEGVALTFKLSRDVSMWTAGGIIGTTWGQLQLIIPLVTVGILIALYLSRQLTILSLSEEVAVGLGQKILAVKVTLFVVIILLTGASVALVGNMAFIGLMIPHVVRAIVGTDYRFILPMSALVGGTFMMFADTLGRTINAPFETPVAAIVAIAGLPFFLVIVRKGGKAFS; this is translated from the coding sequence ATGAAAATACTAAATGAGAAAAGAATGCCATTTATCTATAAACTGCTTGCAGCCATTCTTGTTTTTGCAGGGATGTTTTTTGCAGCGATGATATTTGGTGCGGCGGATACTACTGTACGAGATGTTTGGCTAGCACTCACCTCTTATTCCACGAGCAGTGACAAAATCCTCATCCTTCGTGAAATCAGACTGCCTCGTGAGGTAGCGGCGATTTTTGTTGGCGCAGGATTATCAGTTGCAGGTGCCATCATGCAGGGCATGACGCGAAATCCGCTTGCAGACCCAGGCTTACTCGGCTTAACAGCTGGCGCGAATGCGGCCCTTGCAATTACACTTGCCTTCTTACCTTCCGTGAATTATTACGGTATCATGATTGCTTGTTTTATCGGCGCTGCCATTGGAGCGGTGATGGTGTTTGGTCTTGGCGCCATGAGAAAAGGTGGCTTTTCTCCTTTGCGGATTGTTCTTGCTGGAGCTGCGGTTTCTGCCTTTCTTTTTGCAATCGCAGAAGGTGTGGCGCTTACCTTTAAGCTTTCACGGGATGTATCGATGTGGACAGCAGGTGGGATTATCGGGACGACTTGGGGGCAATTGCAGCTAATCATTCCGCTTGTAACTGTTGGAATACTAATTGCGCTATACCTTTCCAGGCAGCTCACCATTCTTAGCCTGAGCGAGGAGGTTGCCGTTGGTCTTGGGCAAAAGATCCTTGCTGTCAAAGTAACCCTGTTTGTGGTTATTATTCTTTTGACAGGAGCTTCGGTAGCCTTGGTTGGTAATATGGCATTTATCGGGCTAATGATTCCTCACGTGGTACGTGCTATCGTGGGTACCGATTACCGCTTTATCTTGCCTATGTCTGCCCTTGTTGGCGGGACATTTATGATGTTCGCTGACACGTTGGGCCGCACGATTAATGCACCATTTGAAACACCGGTGGCTGCGATTGTTGCGATTGCCGGCCTGCCATTCTTCCTAGTGATTGTGCGTAAAGGAGGGAAAGCATTCTCATGA
- a CDS encoding PH domain-containing protein, with product MYLTIKEPTKKISSHAVNVWRMSNTIGHTVALIILAVLLYCSHAFGWYSWVPIVLYIFIGLFTVSAIYSIFIEPTFLQRTWRYEVDEEFIQLKEGKWNESHTIIPMEKVEVVKTEQGPLLRKFHLYNIVIGTTTSSHTIPAIPKDLALDLKARIATFAKVTEDDVAEGEVTDESE from the coding sequence ATGTACTTAACCATAAAAGAACCTACCAAAAAAATTTCAAGCCATGCTGTAAACGTTTGGAGAATGTCCAACACCATTGGTCACACTGTAGCACTCATTATTTTAGCTGTCTTGCTATACTGCAGTCATGCGTTCGGGTGGTACAGCTGGGTACCTATTGTCCTTTATATATTCATTGGCCTTTTTACCGTTTCTGCGATTTACTCGATCTTCATTGAGCCGACTTTTCTGCAACGAACATGGCGATATGAGGTGGATGAGGAGTTCATCCAGCTTAAGGAAGGGAAATGGAATGAAAGCCACACCATTATTCCAATGGAAAAAGTAGAGGTTGTTAAAACAGAGCAAGGACCTTTATTACGCAAGTTTCATTTATACAACATCGTGATTGGGACGACCACCTCAAGTCACACCATTCCGGCCATCCCGAAAGATCTTGCACTAGATTTAAAAGCGCGTATTGCAACATTTGCCAAGGTAACAGAGGATGATGTTGCGGAAGGAGAAGTAACAGATGAATCAGAGTAA